ttaaaacaatttttcccaTTTGCAGGCCCATTTCAGCAGAGAATCGTTAAACGctgcattgttttttttcaggtAGTTTCATATAAACAGCGTTTAAAGATTTATAGAAATAGGcctgaaaatgggaaaatgacGGTATAGACAGAGCTATAGATGATGGTAGAACCACTGCCTGTAAAATTTTCCTCTCGAAAATTTTTCCCAAAGTTGCAGCCAATATCGCGAATGAAAGTGGAAAAATGTGCTTAAGTATCGATTTAGACCTAATGGTCAGCGCCAACAGCGGCCATCTACTGAAACTTTGTTTATTTTGgtactggaaaaaaaacatgtgtTTCCCAACACACCCGCTGTGGCTCTGTAACTAAGGTCTCCAGCCAGAACACTTCCAGGAGGAAAAGGCAATGGAAGGCCTTTCCATATAAATGGTTCTACCATGCATCTATAACTCTGGTATAGACATAGATAAAGACGTCTTTATTTAGAAGTTGATTCTCTCCTATCCTTTTAGCCCTATCCCTACTGACCCCAAGTTCTTGGAGTGCTTGTAGTGCCTCTAGCGGATAAAGTACTGTACTACACCCAAATTTCGCTTTACTTATCAATGGAATATCTgtgtatttgtattatttggtATCCAAAGCACATTACAAGAAAACAACAGACATGACAAAACTTCCTTGACAGGAAAACGATGACAACGCTCgtagtgggaattttttgaaacttaCTTGTAATAAGACAAAATCATAGACTAAGTTTAAATATgaataactaaagaaaaagtccTATTAACACCATATTTCAACGATCGATTCTTATACTCTAGGATgttctttatttgttaataacaatagaaaaaatttaggTCCTATAGTTTATAAGTTATAGCCACTTTACTTAGGGAATATCGGGCATAAGAGACCGTGTTAAACATTTTTGGCGGtactgtaaaattttttaaaattttacaacTTCTAAATTATACAACTGGAATACCGTTCGACAGAAAACATTCATATTCGGTGATATGATGAAGCCTATCACAAGGTAtcatttcatgatttttttaaattttaaatattttaaattcggtatttaattaatagttaaattcaatttttaatttaaattaaatatttttaatagtaaatataattatttcttcGGGGGGTTTTGAACAAGTATTCATTACCTTGATAGTAAtaaagctcattaaaaaaatcaaatcttgCAATTTGTTCTAGGTTAAAATATAACTTTACTCCATTAACGAACACCAGCAGAGACATAATCGGATGGACGTCAATCTCTTGGCAGCCTGATGATGCCGTTACGAGAATTATTCGTTCGATTTTCGCAGCGCAGTCGAGGCTCAAGTCGTTGAAAATATCCAGGAACCCGTTGAGATTTTGAAAGTGGAACGCCGGGTTGAGCATGCGACGGCGCTTTTTCCACGGCTCGCCTGCCCGGATATAATATCAATAACGGGAATATTAAGCCAATAATATTACACATTATGGAGAGAGGTGAGATAATAAAGCATAATATAGTAGAAACGGTTTTCGTCGTTAAATCTCATTATATTACCCGATAAGATTGGAAGGATGTTTTCGGAAAAAGCAAAGAGGTATTCCCGTGGTCTCGTCACATATTTATTGCTGGATAAAATTGCCTAATAAGTAAATCACAGGAAGAGCAAATCGGTGAGATGAACAACACTTCAAACGTACAGATAATAACTAATGACATTTGATGCTGTGTGATCTTATTATATTATACTTTGCATAGCTCAAGACGAGCGACCAAAACCGCTGGATAGAAACTGCTGGTCCAAATCTTGTAAATTGGATGTCGGTGGTTCACGCCGAGCAACATTTCTATACATAAaggaaacaatttgaaaccgACACTGGCGTCACCTGCCCGCAATACGGATCTCGGAAATTTGGTTCAAGCtcgcgaagaaaagaaatattaatcTTTCAACATAGCCcatattttaaacatttcttaTCCTGTTCTCTATTTACGACACCTATTTGCCAATGTGCAATTTCTCTGTAATATTGGGACTAAAATACTATTTGTCTTGGTCATAGTTAGTGAAACatttaatcaattaaaaagtttattggaatttgaatgatttgaaaatatggTGGAATCTCGGTAACCATAGAAACGCAGCAGACATAAAAACCATTTCATTCAAGTGTTTACTgataaatacaaatatttctaTGGTTCTAACATATTTCGgttttaaatctatttttatgtGAAGGAAAGACTCGAATTTTCACTAAATCCAGAATAAGAACGAAAATTTATGGTAAAATGCCTTAACGAAATATAATGAAACAGATAGGCCCTGATTCAGAAAAAACTTAATTATTGGATTGGATCAATCCACTTTCTAGTGCAATTTTACTATTAAGTTGAGAGacgaataaaacaattttggaTAAAAACGAAACTTGGTTGGTTTTTATTGGTTTGAAAACTGACCAGACAAAGAAAATGCGTTTTTTTACTTCTCGATTCGATTCAAAAGTCAATgacacttttaaaaattacggAGAAAAAGATTGAATGACTATAAGTCAACCATCTTTGAACACTTGGTTAAGAATTCTatcaaaaaaagtttaaaacatgaaaaattggaGCTAGAAATTTCAGTAAAGatcgattttggccaatttTTAAGAGTTGAGTGGCTTGTCCGCTTCGCCATTCGCCACGGGAGCTGTCAGCAGGGCTCGCTTCTGATTTAATTCATCCACCCAGCGCTTCACTTCCGGATGCTTGAAACGACCCTCGGTTGCAACGAAGAATTCTTGCAGAGCCAGAGGCGTCTTATGAAACTCCTCATATTCGTAAGCTTGGCAAATCATGTCGAAGCGGTCGAGATCTTTGACCAAAATTGCTTCTTGAGTTTCTTGGTTTTCATACTCCATGAACAGACTGggaaaatgtaaaattaatatttgtaaCAGAAAAGGTACAACATTTGATGTTCACCTTTTCATATCTTCACCAGACAATTCAGGCACCAATTTGATTAGAGTCTCCATGGCTTCTTCCTCTTGACGATGTTTGTCTTCAACTGACACACCACAGTGAGGAGTCAAATCACCAACAATGCTTTCTGCCATATCATGGACAAGACACATTTTAAGGCACCTGAACAGAATACATTTTGGAATTTATTGAAGATgaataaaataagagaataaaaaTACCTTTGAATATCAACATCTTTGGTttccaaaagaaaagtcaaCATGGCCATTCGGTACCTAtgtacaaaatgaaaaatattattgttgatcttaaattttttatctgaTAATTTCCTACATGTGACCAGCCACAGTTTCACAATTAGGGATGTCCCTTATCACCCAGCCAGTTCTCGGAAGATGCTacgatacaaaaataaaaacgaaatgcAAACGCCGGCATATTTTTGCACACAAAGAAGTAATTCATTACCTTCAATCTTCCCATGAACTGGCAAAACTCAAGAACTTTAGAATTAACTGCTGTcatttcttaaattatttttgtgcaAAAATCACAGAGTATCTATTATAAATTTGTTCTTTCGTGTGCAGAGTTGGGCAGTGTTTAATCGGTTACCGGGCAGCCATCGGAGGATGGGAATCAGATGATCCGGTGAAATAACGAGCTTAGAAATTCTATCGGTAGAGGGCCGACAAAAATAGCTTTTTATGACTTTCTTCATGCTTTCTATATTG
The sequence above is drawn from the Daphnia pulicaria isolate SC F1-1A chromosome 1, SC_F0-13Bv2, whole genome shotgun sequence genome and encodes:
- the LOC124332428 gene encoding cytochrome P450 4V2-like, with translation MLLGVNHRHPIYKIWTSSFYPAVLVARLELCKAILSSNKYVTRPREYLFAFSENILPILSGEPWKKRRRMLNPAFHFQNLNGFLDIFNDLSLDCAAKIERIILVTASSGCQEIDVHPIMSLLVFVNGVKLYFNLEQIARFDFFNELYYYQGNEYLFKTPRRNNYIYY
- the LOC124328550 gene encoding 5'-deoxynucleotidase HDDC2-like, producing MTAVNSKVLEFCQFMGRLKHLPRTGWVIRDIPNCETVAGHMYRMAMLTFLLETKDVDIQRCLKMCLVHDMAESIVGDLTPHCGVSVEDKHRQEEEAMETLIKLVPELSGEDMKSLFMEYENQETQEAILVKDLDRFDMICQAYEYEEFHKTPLALQEFFVATEGRFKHPEVKRWVDELNQKRALLTAPVANGEADKPLNS